Proteins from a genomic interval of Sphingobacterium sp. SYP-B4668:
- the rpmA gene encoding 50S ribosomal protein L27, which translates to MAHKKGAGSSKNGRESHSKRLGVKIFGGQEAIAGNIIVRQRGTQHNPDLNVGIGRDHTLFALVDGKVVFRKKANNKSYVSVIPVEDKA; encoded by the coding sequence ATGGCACATAAAAAAGGAGCGGGTAGTTCGAAGAACGGTCGTGAGTCACATAGCAAACGTCTAGGCGTTAAAATTTTCGGTGGTCAGGAAGCAATCGCTGGTAACATTATCGTTCGCCAACGTGGTACTCAGCACAACCCAGATTTAAACGTAGGTATCGGTAGAGATCATACGTTATTTGCTTTAGTAGATGGAAAAGTTGTTTTCCGTAAAAAAGCAAATAATAAATCTTATGTTTCTGTGATTCCTGTGGAAGATAAAGCATAA
- a CDS encoding NAD(P)H-dependent oxidoreductase, with translation MLKVLVLFAHPTLEQSVVNKRLVKRLRELDGVSVRDLYELYPDFDIPVKVEQAALERHDIIIWLHPIYWYSAPPIIKQWIDLVLLHDWAYGIKGVALKGKLIFNMVTTGATIASYQTDGHHGHPLPDFLLPYKQTALLCQMEYLPPYVIDGAFTHDIDTLKGDIERAVEHIRLLQLGLYDLSLLKEMLYSNYLSDHR, from the coding sequence ATGCTGAAGGTCTTGGTGCTATTTGCACATCCTACATTAGAACAATCGGTTGTCAATAAAAGATTGGTTAAGCGTTTGCGGGAGCTGGATGGAGTTTCCGTTCGAGATTTGTACGAACTCTATCCGGATTTTGACATCCCTGTGAAGGTGGAACAAGCGGCTTTGGAGCGTCACGATATTATCATTTGGTTGCATCCTATTTATTGGTACTCTGCCCCACCAATTATCAAGCAATGGATTGATCTGGTACTTTTGCACGATTGGGCATATGGAATAAAAGGGGTGGCGCTAAAAGGAAAATTAATCTTTAACATGGTCACAACAGGTGCTACCATTGCATCCTATCAAACCGATGGACATCATGGACATCCATTGCCCGATTTCTTGCTGCCCTATAAGCAGACTGCTCTATTGTGTCAGATGGAATACCTTCCACCGTATGTGATAGATGGAGCCTTTACACATGATATAGATACGTTGAAGGGGGATATTGAGCGAGCTGTAGAACATATTCGGTTGTTACAACTTGGCCTGTATGATCTCTCTCTTCTAAAAGAAATGCTTTATTCAAACTACTTATCCGATCATCGCTAA
- a CDS encoding monovalent cation:proton antiporter-2 (CPA2) family protein: MDSTFLFQIIAYLGSAIVFVPIAKRLGLGSVLGYLIAGVIIGPSVLQWVGSGAKDVMHVAEFGVVMMLFLIGLELDPSTLWKLRIPILGMGGLQVLLSAVIIGAICVMMGFTFKEGIVLGMTLALSSTAIVMQSLGEKGWLQTVAGKSSFSVLLFQDIAVIPILAILPLLAIDAGVVTHEDTWLTDISGLAKAVSLIGAVAAVVFIGKYIVGPILRVVTRTGMRELFLVGALLLVVLIAFIMQKVGLSPALGAFLAGVVLANSEFKHELESDLEPFKGLLLGIFFISVGASINVYFVWQEAHAISLWVTIFMLAKIMVLYFLAVVFKLKLDQRIIFAVSLAQMGEFAFVLFSILGQLKLLSAETINIMVAVVAVSMAISPVLLLIADRFLLPKIDRLANPVEEKDDDFDEVNENNKVIIAGFGQVGTIVARFLHLNKVETTILDYNGDRVDMLRKYGFNVYYGDPTRIDLLKSAGAANAKVIVSAFDNDEDHMKLVNMVKKHFSHLKIVAIANTRNIAYDLIESDVDRVYRVGTDIALRMGVDVMTDLGYRKYSVFRAAQKFSKLEDKSLYKLARARNEGSEYIQIVQETIRELESEILDDMLNDNRTLQNAWNDEERKKGEHESEGG; this comes from the coding sequence ATGGATTCAACTTTTTTATTCCAAATCATTGCCTATTTGGGTTCGGCTATTGTCTTTGTCCCTATTGCTAAACGTTTAGGGTTGGGGTCGGTGTTGGGGTACCTTATCGCCGGTGTGATTATTGGGCCTTCGGTATTGCAGTGGGTAGGCAGTGGCGCCAAGGATGTTATGCATGTTGCGGAGTTTGGCGTTGTTATGATGTTATTTTTGATTGGATTAGAGCTGGATCCCTCAACGTTATGGAAATTGCGGATACCTATATTAGGTATGGGAGGGTTGCAGGTGCTATTATCGGCAGTGATTATTGGGGCTATTTGTGTTATGATGGGATTCACATTCAAAGAGGGGATAGTTTTGGGGATGACGTTAGCACTTTCTTCCACAGCAATTGTTATGCAATCTCTTGGTGAGAAAGGATGGTTGCAAACTGTGGCTGGTAAGAGTTCGTTTTCTGTACTATTATTTCAAGATATCGCTGTAATACCTATTTTAGCCATTTTGCCTCTCTTGGCCATAGATGCTGGAGTGGTCACGCATGAGGATACTTGGTTGACAGATATTAGTGGTTTAGCAAAGGCTGTATCTTTGATTGGAGCGGTGGCCGCGGTTGTCTTTATAGGGAAGTATATCGTAGGTCCTATATTGCGCGTTGTGACGCGCACTGGAATGCGTGAATTGTTTTTGGTAGGGGCGTTACTGTTGGTTGTGCTAATCGCATTTATTATGCAGAAGGTGGGCCTTAGTCCAGCTTTAGGAGCTTTTCTTGCAGGTGTAGTATTAGCCAATAGTGAGTTCAAGCATGAGCTGGAAAGTGATCTTGAACCTTTCAAGGGGTTGTTGCTTGGAATATTTTTCATCTCTGTAGGAGCCTCAATCAATGTGTATTTTGTATGGCAGGAAGCCCATGCTATTTCTCTTTGGGTCACGATATTTATGTTGGCCAAGATTATGGTACTTTATTTTCTTGCGGTTGTTTTCAAATTGAAGCTGGACCAACGCATTATTTTTGCGGTTTCGTTAGCGCAGATGGGGGAGTTTGCTTTTGTATTGTTCAGTATCCTCGGCCAGTTGAAGTTACTTAGCGCGGAAACAATCAATATCATGGTGGCTGTCGTTGCTGTAAGTATGGCAATTTCACCCGTATTACTTTTGATAGCTGATCGATTTTTACTGCCTAAGATTGATAGACTTGCTAATCCAGTTGAAGAGAAGGACGATGACTTTGATGAAGTAAATGAAAATAACAAGGTTATTATTGCTGGATTTGGTCAGGTAGGGACCATAGTTGCCAGATTTTTGCACTTGAATAAAGTAGAGACTACCATTTTGGATTATAATGGAGATCGCGTAGATATGCTTCGTAAATACGGTTTTAACGTGTATTACGGTGACCCTACACGGATAGATTTATTGAAGTCGGCCGGTGCAGCAAATGCGAAGGTAATCGTCAGTGCGTTCGATAATGACGAGGATCACATGAAATTGGTGAATATGGTTAAGAAGCATTTCAGCCACCTTAAGATTGTCGCTATCGCGAATACTCGAAATATCGCGTATGATCTGATTGAGAGTGATGTGGATCGTGTGTATCGTGTCGGCACCGATATCGCACTCCGTATGGGGGTGGATGTGATGACGGATCTTGGTTATCGGAAATATTCTGTGTTTAGGGCCGCACAAAAATTTTCAAAATTGGAGGATAAATCACTTTATAAATTAGCGAGAGCGAGAAATGAAGGGTCAGAATATATTCAGATCGTGCAGGAAACTATACGGGAGCTCGAGAGTGAAATATTGGATGACATGTTAAATGATAATCGTACCCTACAGAATGCGTGGAACGACGAAGAACGAAAAAAAGGTGAGCATGAAAGTGAAGGAGGCTAA
- the infC gene encoding translation initiation factor IF-3: MRKKEPDHRINELIRVPEVRLVGENVEQGVFPTRKALELADELELDLVEISPNAVPPVCKIIDYSKFIYEQKKKQKEIKANAKQTVIKEIRFGPNTSEHDFDFKLKHAMRFLESGEKVRAYVHFKGRAIVHKEMGEILLLRFAQALEDYGKVELLPKLEGKRMFLTIAPKTVTSPKK; encoded by the coding sequence ATGAGAAAGAAAGAACCAGATCACCGCATTAACGAACTTATCCGTGTGCCCGAAGTGCGCTTGGTAGGAGAGAATGTGGAGCAGGGAGTTTTTCCTACACGTAAAGCTCTAGAATTGGCTGATGAATTGGAACTTGATTTAGTGGAGATTTCGCCAAATGCTGTTCCTCCGGTTTGTAAGATAATTGACTACAGTAAATTCATTTACGAGCAGAAGAAAAAGCAGAAAGAAATCAAAGCTAATGCGAAACAGACTGTAATCAAAGAGATTCGATTCGGTCCTAACACCAGCGAGCATGATTTTGATTTTAAGCTTAAGCACGCGATGCGTTTCTTAGAAAGCGGCGAAAAAGTCAGAGCTTATGTTCATTTCAAGGGACGTGCAATCGTCCATAAAGAGATGGGAGAGATTTTGTTACTACGTTTTGCACAGGCCTTGGAAGATTATGGTAAGGTAGAGTTATTGCCAAAATTGGAAGGTAAAAGAATGTTTTTGACGATAGCGCCTAAAACCGTAACATCTCCTAAAAAATAG
- the rplU gene encoding 50S ribosomal protein L21 produces MYAIVNIAGQQFKVAKDQYLFVHRLQGDEGASIEFDNVLLAENGGKFSIGTPSVEGAKVSAKILSHLKGDKVIVFKKKRRKGYKKKNGHRQQFTKIQITGITL; encoded by the coding sequence ATGTACGCAATAGTAAATATAGCAGGACAGCAATTCAAGGTTGCAAAAGACCAATATCTTTTTGTGCACCGTTTACAAGGAGATGAAGGCGCTAGTATTGAATTTGACAATGTATTGTTAGCAGAAAATGGTGGTAAATTCTCAATTGGTACTCCAAGTGTAGAAGGCGCTAAGGTTTCAGCTAAAATTTTGTCTCATTTGAAAGGTGATAAAGTGATTGTTTTCAAGAAAAAACGCCGTAAGGGTTATAAAAAGAAAAACGGACACCGTCAGCAGTTCACTAAAATCCAGATTACTGGTATTACATTATAA
- the thrS gene encoding threonine--tRNA ligase — protein MIKITLPDGSVREYEKGTSAAQVALSISEGLARNVLAAEVNGEVWDASRPIEQDSTLKLLTWNDEKGKSTFWHSSAHLMAEALEALYPGVKLGIGPAIETGFYYDVDFGDREFSSDEFKQIEDKMLELAKRKEVFERKAVSKADALAYFTEKADEYKLDLIKDLEDGKITFYSQGDFTDLCRGPHIPNTGFVKAIKLTNVAGAYWRGDESRKQLTRIYGVTFPKASELADYLKFIEEAKKRDHRKLGKELELFAFSEKVGMGLPLWLPKGAALRQKLMDFLQRAQLKAGYEPVVTPHIGHKQLYVTSGHYEKYGEDAFQPIKTPVEGEEFFLKPMNCPHHCEIYKTKPRSYKDLPVRFAEFGTVYRYEQSGELHGLTRVRGFTQDDAHLFCRPDQVKEEFKKVIDLVLYVFGALGFENFTAQVSLRDPENRTKYIGSDENWALAERAIIEAAEEKGLPSVVEYGEAAFYGPKLDFMVKDALGRKWQLGTIQVDYNLPERFELEYTGSDNAKHRPVMIHRAPFGSLERFVAVLIEHCAGRFPLWLAPEQFIVLPVSEKYEEYAQKLLESLNNSDIRGLIDLRDEKVGRKIRDAEVKKLPYMLIVGEKEAENGTVSVRKHGSGDVGIMTPQEFREVLIKEITV, from the coding sequence ATGATTAAAATTACATTACCTGATGGTTCCGTTAGAGAATATGAAAAAGGAACATCAGCCGCTCAAGTAGCGTTGTCCATTTCTGAGGGGTTAGCCAGAAATGTATTAGCCGCCGAAGTTAATGGCGAAGTATGGGATGCTTCCCGTCCCATTGAACAGGATTCCACTCTTAAATTACTGACTTGGAACGATGAGAAAGGTAAATCTACCTTTTGGCATTCTTCAGCACATTTAATGGCTGAAGCCCTAGAAGCGTTATATCCAGGGGTTAAATTGGGGATTGGTCCAGCTATAGAAACCGGATTTTACTATGATGTGGATTTTGGTGATAGAGAGTTCTCTTCGGATGAATTTAAACAGATTGAAGATAAGATGCTAGAGCTGGCTAAACGTAAGGAAGTGTTCGAGCGTAAGGCTGTTTCTAAAGCAGACGCTTTGGCCTATTTTACCGAAAAAGCAGACGAGTATAAACTTGATTTGATCAAGGATTTAGAAGATGGCAAAATCACGTTTTATTCGCAGGGTGATTTTACAGACTTGTGTCGCGGACCTCATATTCCGAATACAGGATTTGTAAAAGCGATTAAGCTAACCAATGTTGCTGGAGCATACTGGCGTGGAGACGAGTCTAGAAAGCAGTTGACGCGTATCTATGGTGTTACTTTTCCTAAAGCATCTGAATTAGCTGATTATCTAAAATTTATAGAAGAGGCAAAAAAGAGAGATCATCGTAAATTAGGGAAGGAATTAGAGCTATTTGCTTTCTCTGAAAAGGTTGGGATGGGTTTGCCTTTGTGGTTGCCTAAGGGTGCCGCATTGCGTCAAAAGTTAATGGACTTCTTGCAGAGGGCACAGCTGAAAGCTGGCTACGAACCGGTGGTTACACCACATATTGGACACAAGCAGTTGTATGTGACTTCAGGTCATTACGAGAAATATGGTGAAGATGCTTTTCAACCGATAAAAACTCCTGTAGAAGGAGAAGAATTTTTTTTAAAGCCGATGAACTGTCCGCATCACTGTGAGATTTATAAAACGAAACCTCGCTCGTACAAGGATTTACCTGTCCGATTTGCGGAGTTTGGAACAGTATACAGATATGAGCAGTCTGGTGAATTACATGGGTTGACTCGCGTTCGTGGATTTACACAGGACGATGCACATTTATTTTGTCGTCCTGATCAAGTAAAGGAGGAGTTCAAGAAGGTTATTGACTTGGTCCTCTATGTATTTGGAGCCTTAGGTTTCGAAAACTTTACAGCACAAGTGTCTTTACGTGATCCTGAGAATAGAACGAAGTATATTGGGTCGGATGAAAACTGGGCTTTGGCTGAGCGTGCTATTATCGAAGCAGCAGAAGAGAAAGGGCTTCCATCAGTTGTGGAGTACGGAGAAGCAGCATTTTATGGTCCAAAGCTGGACTTTATGGTGAAGGATGCGTTAGGACGTAAGTGGCAATTGGGGACCATCCAGGTAGATTATAACTTGCCTGAGCGCTTTGAATTGGAATATACAGGTAGCGATAATGCGAAGCATAGACCTGTCATGATCCACCGAGCACCTTTTGGTTCATTGGAGCGTTTTGTGGCCGTATTGATTGAGCATTGTGCTGGACGCTTTCCATTATGGCTTGCTCCTGAGCAATTTATCGTCTTGCCTGTGTCAGAAAAATATGAAGAATATGCACAAAAACTTTTAGAATCGTTAAATAATTCCGATATTCGCGGTCTGATTGACCTTCGTGATGAGAAGGTTGGACGGAAGATTCGTGACGCCGAGGTGAAAAAATTACCCTATATGTTAATCGTAGGGGAGAAAGAAGCCGAAAATGGCACAGTTTCTGTTCGTAAGCACGGGTCAGGAGACGTAGGTATCATGACACCACAAGAGTTTAGAGAAGTATTAATTAAAGAAATAACCGTTTAA
- a CDS encoding 7-carboxy-7-deazaguanine synthase QueE gives MSRQVPEDGRLLPLMEEFYTIQGEGYHTGKAAYFIRLGGCDVGCHWCDVKESWDADIHPLTTSDTIVEHAQAHPARTVVVTGGEPLIYNLDYLTQQLKEQGISTFLETSGAYPLTGDWDWICLSPKKFKAPRPDVLAAAGELKVIIFNNSDFKWAEEHAALVGSSCKLYLQPEWSKVAEVTPLIVEYVKKNPRWEISLQTHKYLNIP, from the coding sequence ATGTCACGACAAGTTCCCGAAGACGGCCGACTTCTACCGTTAATGGAAGAATTTTACACAATCCAAGGAGAAGGATATCACACTGGAAAAGCAGCTTATTTCATACGTTTAGGTGGTTGTGATGTAGGATGCCATTGGTGTGATGTAAAAGAAAGCTGGGATGCGGATATTCACCCCCTGACAACGTCAGATACCATTGTGGAGCACGCACAAGCTCATCCTGCCAGGACAGTAGTAGTAACTGGCGGCGAACCTCTTATTTACAACCTAGACTATCTGACCCAGCAACTTAAGGAACAAGGAATTAGCACATTTCTTGAAACATCGGGAGCTTATCCTCTAACTGGAGATTGGGATTGGATATGCCTTTCTCCAAAAAAATTCAAAGCCCCCCGTCCGGATGTACTGGCGGCAGCTGGCGAACTCAAAGTCATCATTTTTAACAACAGTGATTTTAAATGGGCGGAAGAGCATGCGGCACTTGTGGGAAGCTCTTGCAAACTCTACCTCCAACCGGAATGGTCTAAGGTAGCAGAGGTTACCCCTCTCATTGTGGAATACGTAAAGAAAAATCCTCGATGGGAAATTTCGCTCCAAACTCACAAATACCTCAACATTCCATAA
- the rpmI gene encoding 50S ribosomal protein L35 produces MPKVKTNSSAKKRFKLTGTGKIARKNAFKSHILTKKSTKRKRNLTQTSYVSDGDMGNVKRMLAIGK; encoded by the coding sequence ATGCCAAAAGTAAAAACCAATTCCAGCGCTAAGAAACGTTTCAAGTTGACTGGAACAGGTAAAATTGCAAGAAAGAACGCTTTCAAAAGCCACATCTTGACAAAAAAGAGCACAAAACGTAAACGTAACTTGACACAAACTAGTTATGTTTCTGATGGCGACATGGGCAATGTTAAACGTATGCTTGCTATCGGAAAATAA
- a CDS encoding Ig-like domain-containing protein, translating into MKSKGYFPLFLHVLMTLWPIFLWADGSKDLYPNGVKGNRAYLISRNEKEQGSSSFPFFTLGTHYVYAVEGEIIATASSAQNIDDGRIRLTSPSGKQYLSNRSNVGRIMNRGDGTRNAELDGPRLGYTPFEVQVMETGVWKVEFISPIGEHTERYGDPNIPAIAADDNWMQTGDACIAAWDVSVRNREDNAWVGGRVYTNVLNLHLNSGQMANQAGAFYGRYYVLTNDGYTYRVDANGSNGIAFTSFVNNSGFLNLKGGALYKSLDYVPQVGSPVVHDPREADGGGVVTHKIWYVKPNFDMPAEAIGAMPDHRTWLINQRPRPVIERVSIVGAEGTVGYIGAKGAYLRFYTNHAGMYRVSVERLGEEGKPIVVYTYRATSGFNEIYWDGKDDEGNRLPPSEQQDVSVKISLLEGEVHFPYLDMEINPNGILLERLAIDMDEVESDLVYWDDRDLQLGKESENSKPSINLSGVSSRVNGHIWGTYRNQTANRNTNTDYGNYSFGNEKSMDTWSYAIQSTYIVDISLTVKVADLEIVSIDHLVGFAAAGDEVTYMVKVRNNGPSKVGHATFDFLLPVGFEIVGLTGGGYQYDSGRASGTGNYYSCLLDLLSNQDLLLEIKAIVPQGAPASDRIVARATIVRSADVIDPDATSEDVRIKAPQGAEQECSVGCNNIAVHSGMRWAEAISSLPMGVSDLVVTKQRVKATVDVLFNDKFDGAAVVLSTLKLERLPKYGEAWFDVNGNLVYQPEADFDGVDELTYTVKDEKGGQVAPTLVTIKVIKRTPTAYDDYIVGQVGSDLSIPILNNDKSDGDAELDIHSIRIVAGPKDGMLRLENGHVIYRPQDRFSGKDSFVYQVRDVLGNWTNEAVVNITVSGFFVPNVFTPNDDGMNDEFVVMGTGYYDRISLTVWTRAGKEVFSSGDYRNDWQAEGVEDMTYFYTVSAYKSGEKNVVKSGYILISRRISK; encoded by the coding sequence ATGAAAAGCAAAGGATATTTTCCATTGTTTTTGCACGTGCTTATGACCCTTTGGCCTATATTTTTGTGGGCAGATGGGTCAAAGGATCTTTACCCCAATGGGGTGAAAGGCAATCGCGCGTACTTAATCTCACGAAATGAAAAGGAGCAGGGAAGTTCCAGTTTTCCTTTTTTTACGTTAGGAACCCACTATGTTTATGCCGTAGAGGGGGAGATAATTGCGACCGCTTCCAGTGCACAAAATATTGACGATGGTAGAATACGACTTACAAGTCCTTCAGGTAAGCAGTATCTTAGCAATCGTAGCAATGTTGGGCGAATCATGAACCGTGGCGATGGAACACGTAACGCTGAGCTCGATGGGCCAAGGTTAGGCTATACACCGTTTGAAGTTCAAGTCATGGAGACAGGTGTGTGGAAGGTCGAATTTATTTCACCCATAGGTGAGCATACTGAAAGATATGGTGATCCCAATATACCTGCAATAGCAGCAGATGATAACTGGATGCAGACGGGGGATGCTTGTATAGCTGCGTGGGATGTTTCCGTTCGAAATCGGGAAGACAATGCATGGGTCGGCGGAAGAGTTTATACTAATGTTTTAAACTTACATCTAAATAGCGGACAGATGGCCAATCAGGCGGGAGCTTTCTATGGCAGATATTATGTGTTGACAAATGATGGTTACACCTACCGTGTCGATGCAAATGGAAGCAATGGCATTGCATTTACCTCGTTTGTCAATAATAGTGGGTTTTTGAATTTGAAAGGCGGAGCGCTTTACAAGAGTTTGGATTATGTGCCACAAGTTGGTAGCCCAGTGGTTCATGACCCGAGAGAAGCAGATGGGGGTGGAGTAGTTACGCATAAAATCTGGTACGTGAAGCCCAATTTTGATATGCCTGCAGAAGCTATTGGAGCTATGCCCGATCATCGTACTTGGCTTATAAATCAACGACCGCGGCCAGTTATCGAACGAGTGAGCATTGTAGGGGCAGAAGGTACTGTGGGGTATATTGGCGCTAAAGGGGCATATCTACGTTTTTATACAAATCACGCAGGGATGTATCGTGTCTCCGTAGAGAGACTAGGAGAAGAGGGAAAACCAATTGTGGTTTATACCTATCGGGCGACTTCAGGTTTTAACGAAATATATTGGGATGGAAAAGATGACGAAGGAAATCGACTCCCACCGAGTGAGCAACAGGATGTGAGCGTGAAAATTTCGCTTCTAGAGGGGGAAGTGCATTTTCCATATCTTGATATGGAGATTAATCCAAATGGGATCCTTTTAGAACGGTTGGCAATAGATATGGATGAGGTGGAGTCAGATTTAGTGTATTGGGATGATCGAGACTTACAGTTGGGGAAGGAGTCTGAAAATAGTAAACCATCTATAAACCTTTCCGGGGTGAGCAGTCGTGTGAATGGACACATATGGGGCACGTATAGAAATCAAACAGCTAATCGTAATACGAACACAGATTATGGCAATTATAGCTTTGGTAATGAGAAATCAATGGATACTTGGTCTTACGCTATACAGTCGACTTATATCGTAGATATATCGCTGACTGTAAAGGTGGCCGATCTGGAAATTGTCTCTATTGACCATCTAGTTGGATTTGCGGCCGCGGGAGATGAGGTCACTTATATGGTCAAGGTGAGAAACAATGGACCCTCGAAGGTTGGGCATGCGACATTTGACTTTTTACTTCCTGTAGGATTTGAAATTGTAGGCTTGACTGGTGGAGGCTACCAATACGATAGTGGACGTGCGTCAGGAACGGGAAATTACTACAGTTGTTTGTTGGACTTGTTGAGTAACCAGGATTTGTTGCTTGAAATAAAGGCTATAGTGCCCCAGGGTGCCCCTGCTTCAGATCGGATAGTGGCAAGGGCTACAATTGTGCGCAGCGCCGATGTAATTGATCCTGATGCCACTTCTGAAGACGTTCGCATAAAGGCCCCTCAGGGCGCAGAGCAGGAGTGTAGTGTGGGGTGTAACAATATTGCTGTGCACAGTGGTATGAGGTGGGCCGAAGCTATTTCTAGCCTTCCTATGGGGGTCTCCGATTTAGTAGTGACCAAACAGCGAGTAAAGGCGACAGTAGATGTGCTCTTCAATGATAAGTTTGATGGCGCGGCTGTAGTGCTGTCTACATTGAAACTTGAAAGGCTTCCAAAATATGGAGAAGCTTGGTTTGATGTAAATGGTAACCTGGTTTATCAACCTGAAGCGGATTTCGATGGCGTAGACGAGTTGACTTATACTGTAAAAGATGAAAAGGGGGGGCAAGTCGCTCCGACGCTAGTGACTATAAAGGTCATTAAGAGAACACCTACGGCCTATGATGATTACATTGTAGGTCAGGTGGGGTCCGATTTGTCCATCCCGATACTGAATAATGATAAGTCGGATGGGGATGCCGAACTGGATATTCATTCCATCCGAATCGTCGCTGGGCCTAAGGATGGCATGTTACGGTTAGAGAATGGGCATGTAATTTACCGCCCCCAAGATCGGTTTTCAGGCAAGGACAGTTTTGTCTATCAAGTTAGGGATGTATTGGGTAATTGGACGAACGAAGCTGTAGTGAACATAACTGTTTCGGGCTTTTTTGTCCCCAATGTCTTTACACCGAATGACGATGGAATGAACGATGAATTTGTCGTTATGGGGACCGGTTATTATGACCGAATTTCACTGACTGTCTGGACAAGGGCGGGCAAGGAAGTGTTTTCCTCTGGAGATTACCGAAATGATTGGCAGGCCGAAGGTGTTGAAGATATGACTTATTTCTATACGGTGAGCGCTTATAAAAGCGGGGAGAAAAATGTCGTAAAATCAGGGTATATTTTAATATCGAGAAGAATATCGAAATAA
- the rplT gene encoding 50S ribosomal protein L20, translating into MPRSVNAVASRRRRKKILKLAKGYYGSRSKVYTIAKNTVEKGLQYAYRDRKTKKREFRALWIQRINAGSRQHGISYSQLIGKLNAKNIGLNRKVLADLALNNPDAFKAVVDAVK; encoded by the coding sequence ATGCCACGTTCGGTTAACGCAGTAGCTTCGAGAAGAAGACGTAAAAAAATCCTTAAATTAGCCAAAGGCTATTATGGATCACGCAGCAAAGTATATACTATTGCTAAGAATACAGTAGAAAAAGGTTTACAGTATGCATACCGCGACCGTAAAACCAAAAAACGCGAATTTAGAGCTTTATGGATTCAACGTATCAACGCTGGATCACGTCAACATGGGATTTCATACTCTCAATTGATTGGTAAACTAAATGCTAAAAACATAGGTTTGAACCGTAAAGTTCTTGCTGATTTAGCTTTAAACAATCCAGACGCTTTTAAAGCAGTTGTAGACGCAGTAAAATAG